In a single window of the Streptomyces sp. HUAS ZL42 genome:
- a CDS encoding transglycosylase domain-containing protein, whose amino-acid sequence MPKKRSGGGLSATQQAAKFLGVSVLAGAVLAGIALPAFGALGLAAKGSVESFDELPANLKTPPLSQRTTILDADGGQIATVYSRDRTVVELKDVSPYMQKAIVAIEDSRFYQHGAVDLKGILRALNKNAQSGGVSQGASTLTQQYVKNVFVEEAGDDPTKVAEATQQTLGRKIKELKYAIQVEEELGKKKILENYLNITFFGEQAYGVEAAAQRYFSKRAKDLTLPQAALLAGIVQSPSRYDPVNDEKEATTRRNTVLQRMAEVGDVSQAEADKAKETPLGLKISQPKNGCITAVKGASFFCKYVEKVFLSDPVFGKTKEDRAKVWNQGGLTITTTLEPQAQKSVQSSLKEHVYKSDKVAAAATLVEPGTGKILGMGQSKPYGYGKNETEINYSVGSNMGGSNFGFPTGSTFKPYVAAAALEEGRPATQAYSSPYEMNYPSPVQTCDSSPWVNQDGATVENESASEKGPYRLKEAMAKSVNTYFVQMISDIGLCPVVKMTDALHVVQGNGDKLPEVPAIALGSKGISPLTMATAYAAFASRGMYCTPIAIESITQKVGNQQKSLQVPKSTCSRAMSEKTADTVNTLLRGVVDSGTGQQAGLTDRESAGKTGTTDERKNAWFVGYTPNLSGAVWVGSATQKVKMTQITIGGVYHELVYGGQVPGPIWKDAMSGALSGKPAESFNLVSIPDIDDKDKGRGDDDGNNGGNGGGLGGLLNGGTGDGTTPNPSFSIPEGWIQGGDNAGNNGNGNGGNFP is encoded by the coding sequence ATGCCAAAGAAGCGCTCGGGCGGTGGTCTGTCGGCAACGCAGCAGGCCGCCAAGTTCCTCGGTGTCAGTGTGCTCGCGGGAGCCGTCCTGGCCGGTATCGCGCTGCCCGCGTTCGGCGCGCTCGGTCTCGCGGCGAAGGGATCGGTGGAGAGCTTCGACGAGCTCCCGGCCAATCTCAAGACGCCACCACTGAGCCAGCGCACCACGATCCTCGACGCGGACGGCGGGCAGATCGCCACGGTCTACTCGCGCGACCGCACGGTGGTCGAGCTCAAGGACGTCTCGCCCTACATGCAGAAGGCGATCGTCGCGATCGAGGACTCGCGCTTCTACCAGCACGGCGCGGTCGACCTGAAGGGCATCCTGCGCGCGCTCAACAAGAACGCCCAGAGCGGCGGTGTCTCGCAGGGCGCGTCCACGCTGACGCAGCAGTACGTCAAGAACGTCTTCGTCGAGGAGGCCGGCGACGACCCGACGAAGGTCGCCGAGGCCACCCAGCAGACCCTCGGCCGGAAGATCAAGGAGCTGAAGTACGCGATCCAGGTGGAGGAGGAGCTCGGCAAGAAGAAGATCCTCGAGAACTACCTGAACATCACGTTCTTCGGCGAGCAGGCATACGGCGTCGAGGCCGCCGCCCAGCGCTACTTCTCCAAGCGCGCCAAGGACCTCACCCTGCCGCAGGCGGCGCTCCTCGCGGGCATCGTCCAGTCGCCCAGCCGGTACGACCCGGTGAACGACGAGAAGGAGGCCACCACGCGGCGCAACACCGTGCTGCAGCGCATGGCCGAGGTCGGCGACGTCTCCCAGGCCGAGGCGGACAAGGCCAAGGAGACACCGCTGGGCCTGAAGATCAGCCAGCCGAAGAACGGCTGCATCACCGCGGTCAAGGGCGCCAGCTTCTTCTGCAAGTACGTGGAGAAGGTCTTCCTCAGCGACCCGGTCTTCGGCAAGACCAAGGAGGACCGGGCGAAGGTCTGGAACCAGGGCGGCCTGACCATCACCACGACGCTCGAGCCGCAGGCCCAGAAGTCGGTTCAGTCCTCCCTCAAGGAGCACGTCTACAAGTCCGACAAGGTCGCCGCGGCCGCCACCCTGGTCGAGCCCGGCACCGGCAAGATCCTGGGGATGGGCCAGTCGAAGCCGTACGGCTACGGCAAGAACGAGACCGAGATCAACTACTCGGTCGGCTCCAACATGGGCGGCTCCAACTTCGGCTTCCCGACCGGTTCGACGTTCAAGCCGTACGTGGCCGCGGCCGCGCTGGAGGAGGGCCGGCCCGCGACACAGGCGTACTCGTCGCCGTACGAGATGAACTACCCGAGCCCCGTCCAGACCTGCGACAGCAGCCCGTGGGTCAACCAGGACGGCGCGACCGTGGAGAACGAGAGCGCGTCGGAGAAGGGGCCGTACCGGCTGAAGGAGGCGATGGCCAAGTCGGTCAACACCTACTTCGTGCAGATGATCTCCGACATCGGCCTCTGCCCGGTGGTGAAGATGACCGACGCGCTGCACGTGGTGCAGGGCAACGGTGACAAGCTCCCCGAGGTGCCCGCCATCGCGCTCGGTTCGAAGGGCATCTCCCCGCTGACGATGGCGACCGCGTACGCCGCCTTCGCCTCCCGGGGCATGTACTGCACGCCGATCGCCATCGAGTCGATCACGCAGAAGGTCGGCAACCAGCAGAAGTCGCTGCAGGTGCCGAAGTCGACGTGCTCGCGCGCGATGAGCGAGAAGACCGCGGACACCGTCAACACGCTGCTGCGCGGCGTGGTCGACTCCGGTACGGGCCAGCAGGCCGGCCTCACCGACCGCGAGAGCGCCGGTAAGACGGGTACGACGGACGAGCGCAAGAACGCCTGGTTCGTCGGCTACACCCCGAACCTCTCCGGCGCCGTCTGGGTCGGCAGCGCCACCCAGAAGGTCAAGATGACCCAGATCACCATCGGCGGCGTCTACCACGAGCTCGTCTACGGCGGCCAGGTCCCCGGCCCGATCTGGAAGGACGCCATGAGCGGCGCCCTTTCCGGCAAGCCGGCCGAGTCCTTCAACCTCGTCTCCATCCCCGACATCGACGACAAGGACAAGGGCAGGGGCGACGACGACGGGAACAACGGCGGCAACGGCGGAGGTCTCGGCGGCCTGCTCAACGGCGGCACGGGCGACGGCACGACGCCGAACCCCAGCTTCTCCATCCCGGAGGGCTGGATCCAGGGCGGCGACAACGCCGGCAACAACGGGAACGGGAACGGCGGCAACTTCCCGTGA
- a CDS encoding GatB/YqeY domain-containing protein yields MTTLKSKLQEDLNAAIKERDELRSSTLRLTLAAITKEEVAGKEKRELSDDEVQKVIAKEAKKRREAADAFAQGGRAEQSARENAEGEVLAAYLPKQLSDDELNAIVAQAVEDAKAAGAEGPRAMGAVMKIVNPKVAGQAEGGRVAAAVKKLLAG; encoded by the coding sequence ATGACCACGCTCAAGTCGAAGCTGCAGGAAGACCTCAACGCCGCGATCAAGGAGCGCGACGAGCTCCGCTCCTCGACGCTCCGGCTGACGCTCGCCGCGATCACCAAGGAGGAGGTCGCGGGCAAGGAGAAGCGCGAGCTCTCCGACGACGAGGTGCAGAAAGTGATCGCCAAGGAGGCGAAGAAGCGCCGTGAGGCCGCGGACGCCTTCGCGCAGGGTGGTCGTGCCGAGCAGTCCGCGCGGGAGAACGCCGAGGGCGAGGTCCTCGCCGCGTACCTGCCCAAGCAGCTCAGCGACGACGAGCTGAACGCGATCGTGGCCCAGGCCGTCGAGGACGCGAAGGCGGCCGGTGCCGAGGGGCCGCGTGCCATGGGTGCGGTCATGAAGATCGTGAACCCGAAGGTGGCCGGGCAGGCCGAGGGCGGCCGGGTCGCCGCCGCGGTCAAGAAGCTTCTGGCCGGCTGA
- a CDS encoding metallophosphoesterase: protein MRARYGVPLGIAAAGAAGLVYAAGFETRSFRLRRVTVPVLPAGMPPLRVLQVSDIHMVGGQRKKQRWLRSLAGLRPDFVINTGDNLSDTEGVPEVLDALGPLMEFPGAYVFGSNDYYGPKLRNPARYLLEKAQGRHGLNGNPPAVDVVHNPWEDLRDGFDAAGWLNLTNTRGTLKVEGGVSIELTGLDDPHIKRDRYTEVAGGPSRSADLSIGVVHAPYLRVLDAFAADDYPLVLAGHTHGGQLCIPFYGALVTNCDLDTDRVKGLSTHTAEGRTAYLHVSAGCGTNRYTPVRFACPPEATLLTLVERGQEVGGRE from the coding sequence ATGCGCGCGCGATACGGAGTACCTCTGGGAATCGCGGCGGCTGGAGCCGCCGGTCTGGTGTACGCGGCGGGTTTCGAGACCCGCTCCTTCCGTCTGCGAAGGGTGACGGTCCCGGTCCTCCCGGCCGGGATGCCTCCGCTGCGCGTCCTGCAGGTCTCCGACATCCACATGGTCGGCGGCCAGCGCAAGAAGCAGCGCTGGCTGCGCTCGCTGGCCGGCCTGCGCCCCGACTTCGTGATCAACACGGGCGACAACCTGTCCGACACGGAGGGCGTGCCGGAGGTCCTGGACGCGCTGGGCCCCCTGATGGAGTTCCCTGGCGCGTACGTCTTCGGTTCGAACGACTACTACGGCCCGAAACTCCGCAACCCGGCCCGCTACCTGCTGGAAAAGGCCCAGGGCCGCCACGGCCTGAACGGCAACCCGCCCGCGGTCGACGTCGTCCACAACCCGTGGGAGGACCTGCGTGACGGCTTCGACGCGGCGGGCTGGCTCAACCTGACGAACACACGCGGGACGCTGAAGGTCGAGGGCGGCGTGTCGATCGAGCTGACCGGCCTGGACGACCCCCACATCAAGAGGGACCGCTACACGGAGGTGGCCGGCGGCCCTTCGAGGTCGGCGGACCTCTCGATAGGCGTCGTGCACGCGCCGTACCTGCGGGTGCTGGACGCGTTCGCGGCGGACGACTACCCCCTGGTCCTGGCCGGCCACACCCACGGCGGCCAGCTGTGCATCCCCTTCTACGGAGCGCTGGTCACCAACTGCGACCTGGACACGGACCGTGTGAAGGGCCTGTCCACACACACGGCGGAGGGCAGGACGGCGTACCTGCACGTGTCGGCGGGCTGCGGGACGAACAGGTACACACCGGTACGGTTCGCGTGCCCACCGGAGGCGACGCTGCTGACGCTGGTGGAGCGGGGACAGGAAGTAGGGGGTCGGGAGTAG